In the Mesorhizobium sp. WSM2240 genome, TCTGATCCTGCTCGCCGGCGCGGGCGCCTATGACCAGCGGGCGCAGCCGCTGGGCTTTTCGCTGATGGCGATCGGCTTCATCGGCTTCGTGCTGGCGCTGCGGCGCGGAAAGCCCGATCGAAACCCGAACTCGCAGCCGCCGAAGCCCCGCTGGGGCAGGGGCGGCGAGCGCTGAAGAGGGGCGGATGAACTACCGCCACGCCTATCATGCCGGCAATTTCGCCGACGTGGTCAAGCACGCGGTGCTGGCCCGGCTGGTCGAGTACCTGAAGCTCAAGGACAAGGCGTTCCGCGTCATCGACACCCATGCCGGTGTGGGGCTCTATGATCTCTCGGCGGAGGAGGCGCAGAAGACCGGCGAATGGCGAAGCGGCATAGCGCGCCTGCTCGAGGCGAGGCTTGCGCCCGAAGCGGCGGCGCTGCTGGCGCCTTATCTCGATGCGGTGCGGGCGGCTAATCCCGATGGCGGGCTTCTGTGCTATCCGGGCTCGCCGCTGATCGTGCGCGGGCTTTTGCGCAAGCAGGACCGCCTGTCGGCGATCGAACTGCACCCGCAGGATTTCGCAGTACTGAAAACCCTGTTCGCCGACGATTATCAGGTCCGGGTGCTGGAACTGGATGGGTGGCTGGCGCTCGGAGCGCATCTGCCGCCGAAGGAGAAGCGCGGCCTGGTGCTGGTCGATCCGCCCTTCGAGCAGGAGGGCGAGTTCGCCCGCCTGGCGGAGGGACTGCGCAAGGCTCATCGGCGCTGGCCGGGCGGCATCTACGCGCTGTGGTATCCGGTCAAGGACCGCCCCGCGGTGAGGAGGTTCCGCGAGGCCCTGGCCGGTTCCGGCATCCCGAAGATCTTGGACATTCGCTTCGATGTCAGGCCGGCTGCCGACGAGCCGCGTTTCGACGGGACCGGCATGATTATTGTCAATCCGCCCTTCACGCTGGAGAAGGAACTCGGCCTCATACTGCCTGCGCTGCATGCGGTGCTCGCCGAGACAAAGGCAGCCGGGTGGCAGGTCGAATGGCTGACGGGGGAAGACACCGCCGCCTGACGGCGGCTTGACCCTTGCGCGGCCTTTGCGCAAACTGCCGGCCATAGTGCTTCGCGCCGGCCATCATTAACGAGGACAGTATGACCCGCATCGCCCGTTTCGCCATGGCCGCAACGCTGGCCCTCGGTTCGTTCATGACGCCGGCAGCTGCGCCCGCCGCCGACATGAGGATTTACCAGCAGCAAGATTCTGGGGTCTGCGCCGACAGGCGCTTCCTGGCCAAGATCACCGACCGCTTCCGTTACCAGGTGCGGCACGTTCCGCACCTGCCCGACGTCGCGATTACCGATTTCCAGCGCATCCGCGCCACCCTTTTCGAGCCGAGAGCCGAGCGCAAGCCCATCGCGCGGCAATATTGCGAGGCCGAGGTCGTGCTTTCCGACGGCTACACACGTAATATCTGGTACCTGATCGAAGGCGGCATGGGATTTGCCGGCATCGGCGACAATGTCGAATTCTGCGTCGACGGCTTCGACCGCTGGTACGTCTATAACGGCCGCTGCCGCGTCCTACGCCCGGGTGTGGATAGGATCCAGGTGGGGACGGCCTACAAATGACGGCTTTCTGTGCTTCCGGTGCTCACGTACCTGAATGTACGCTCCGCTCCGGTTCTCGAAATCCGCCATTTTGGTCGCTGCGCGCCCTCTTCGATCCGGCTCGTCCTGACCTGAATCGCAACACACCCTAAGCCGACGCATGGCAGCGTATCGACGCTGGCTGTATGCCGCCGGGGCAGGACTGGCGCTGATCGCGGCGATCGCGTTCGGCTGGGACCTTGTCGGCCAGGGCGGCGTCGGGCAGATGGCTGAGCCGGCTGGCGTCCGCGCTGGAGGCGACGTGCCGGTCGGGACTGGTTTCGACTTCTACGTTCTGTCTCTCTCGTGGTCGCCTAGCTATTGCGAGGCGGAGGGAGAGGACGCCAATCGCCAGCAATGCCAGTCCGCGAGGCCCTATGCCTTCGTGGTGCACGGACTGTGGCCGCAATTCGAACGCGGCTATCCCGAAAATTGCCGGACGGACGAGGACAGCGTCGACAATGCGACGCTACGCACGCTCTACGACATCATGCCGTCGGCCGGCCTGATCCGGCATCAGTGGCGCAAACATGGCAGTTGTGCCGGACTTTCGCAGGACGATTATTTCGACGTGCTGCGCGCCGCCCGCGGGACGATCGCTATTCCCGCGGAATTCAACCGGCTCGATGCCCACAGAACGCTCGATCCGGACGACGCCGAGCGCGCCTTCCTCGGCGCCAATCCGGGGCTCGCCGGGGAAGGGATTGCCGTGACCTGCGACAGGCGTTTCTTGCGCGAGGTGCGCCTTTGCCTGACCAAGGATCTGGCGTTCCGCTCCTGCCCGGAGGTCGACCGCCGCGCCTGCCGGCTCGATAGGGTCGTGATGCCGCCGGTACGCTGAGATTCATGTCATGCCGGCCTGCAAACGGCAGTAGCCGGGCAGGTTCAGTGAATCGCGCCTCACCCTTACCCTCTCCCCGTGAAGAACGGGGGGAGGGGGTCGCCAGCGTTGCGGCCATCTTCTTGTAATACACGAGGACAGGGTGCCGGCAGGCGGATGAGGACGAATCGAACCGCTCCATCGCATACTGCCGACCCACCTCAGAAGATGTTCGCAGTCGG is a window encoding:
- a CDS encoding 23S rRNA (adenine(2030)-N(6))-methyltransferase RlmJ, with translation MNYRHAYHAGNFADVVKHAVLARLVEYLKLKDKAFRVIDTHAGVGLYDLSAEEAQKTGEWRSGIARLLEARLAPEAAALLAPYLDAVRAANPDGGLLCYPGSPLIVRGLLRKQDRLSAIELHPQDFAVLKTLFADDYQVRVLELDGWLALGAHLPPKEKRGLVLVDPPFEQEGEFARLAEGLRKAHRRWPGGIYALWYPVKDRPAVRRFREALAGSGIPKILDIRFDVRPAADEPRFDGTGMIIVNPPFTLEKELGLILPALHAVLAETKAAGWQVEWLTGEDTAA
- a CDS encoding ribonuclease, which translates into the protein MAEPAGVRAGGDVPVGTGFDFYVLSLSWSPSYCEAEGEDANRQQCQSARPYAFVVHGLWPQFERGYPENCRTDEDSVDNATLRTLYDIMPSAGLIRHQWRKHGSCAGLSQDDYFDVLRAARGTIAIPAEFNRLDAHRTLDPDDAERAFLGANPGLAGEGIAVTCDRRFLREVRLCLTKDLAFRSCPEVDRRACRLDRVVMPPVR